The following nucleotide sequence is from Solanum dulcamara chromosome 7, daSolDulc1.2, whole genome shotgun sequence.
TAAAACGAAAAAGAATATATGCACGACACTGAGCAAACTCTATATTTCAGAAGCAGTAGAGAAGTCACAAGGAAGAAAATATCACAACAGTTGAGCTTTAATCTCAACTTCCAATCCCAGTGGATTCGCGCTAATACAAGCAAAATCATTGTTCAAGCACTAAACCTAAGATGCATGAGCAAGAAATGCTAATGGTTACTTGTCCGCGGTAGAAAAAGAATTTGGAGAAACAGAAAACTCTCCTCCTATTGCTCACCTGCCGGCGAAGTTTCTTTCACCTTCAATCACAGCCCAGTTTGTTCATGTGTACTATCCAACTTTGAGGTCCCAAAAAATTAATACACAACCTAACAACTTTTCCTGAAATATGACCTAGTAGTCAATGTTTTGACAATACTTTCTTTCTATGCCAATACaacataaaaaaggaaaaattatataattgaaTTATCCATAACAAGGATGCAGCTAAGGGCATCAATTTGATTACGACAAATTACAAAAGTTACCATGTTTTCAGGTAGGCTCATACTGATCATTTCCATACACCAAACACTTATCTCCAAAATCTTCTTCTAGAAGCTCCACGTCTATGTACTTGCTTCAGATCTTTAGCTGCAAGGAAATGAGTAATATCAAAGAAGGACTCACAAACCAAATAAGAATATATTGGTTAAGTTTGTGCTTTGGGAGTTAATTACCAACATACCATCAGATTAAAGAAAAATGGTCTAATTGGAAAAGGAAGAAACTGCAGACATAATTTGCTGTATGCAGCAGAGCATCTCGAGCAgggaaccaaaaaaaaaaactagaaatGTAACATTATTCGGGATCACAGAGAACTAATTACTGGGGACAGACAGACAGATAAACCCGTAAATATCCACTTCTTTTCCAGGCCCACAAAGTCTAATGACCAAAACAGGGAAAGCCCTTTGGTATGGATTAGTCCCGTTTGAACAAGGTATACCTGTAAGTCTTCCTGCAACATACAGAACTTCTTCAGCAATGGGTCTCCACTGCTCGGCACATGAAAAATTAATTCCCAGACCAACACTAAGTCCTCTCAAGATGTGGACAGTACGGAGAACAGAAAACAGCTCTTCTGGAAAAGCCTATCATCAAAACAAACAATTTTCAAAATGGTTTTACAGTACACGCATATTTAATTTGTCAATTGGTTCAACTGGCAACTGTTATCACCACATGAATGAAGGAAAACTGATATTGACTGCAAATATATTAGTGTTCCCAAAGGTGGGAGTTATGGTAAACAATAGGAAATCTAATTAAGTTTACTTGGTGAGAGAATAGACTGGGATCTTGACTCTggcaattttttgaaaaataaactcAGCTCAAAATTTATCAAGTAAAGAATAATATTCTTGAAAGGTTGAAAAGCCAAATACTCAAGCACAGATCATGGCGACAGTAATATATCTTGGGTACAGGTACTAACCATGTGAGATCCAGAAAAACAAGTGAAATCTATATTCTATCACTCTCAACCATGTGAGATCCAGAAAAACAAGTGAAATCTATATTCTATCAATCTCATACGACGTTTAGGGAAATAAGAAGGATAAATTGGCCACATGATGAATACATGAATTCCCCACCTCCCCCACCCAAAAGAAACAGAAAAGCAACACAAAAAGAAAGGACAGAAACATTATGTATGAATTGGAAATTTAGGTCCTAAGAGTAACTTCCATAATAAGATGTCATCCATTCAATTTGCTCAACTAGTAGACCCAAATCTCAGCATAGCTATATACTTTTTACCTAAGGAACTTAAATACATACCTTAACAGCAATCTTTTTTATTGAAGATTCTTCTGCGAAAGGTTGGAGCATTGTAACTCCAGGCGGTAATTTTGTGTCAAACATTGTTTGCGCCAGCCTAAGCATTTCTTTTTGTTCATTCTCGCATTTGCTCAAGGTCTCGATACCAAGATCCCTGGAATATAAAGATGACATATTACcaaggaaaacaaaaaaaatagctAGATTGCTGCAGTTTTGTTGTTTACACGTTAGATCAGATTGATCCAAGTCATAAAGAGTGCAGTTACAGAAAAATCAACCACTAGTTCTGGTTGAATCATGAATGGTGATGAGCCTATGAAGTATGTCAGGGGATATATTATTTCCAAGATGGTCCACTGTGATGGTGTTTCTGATGATAGATGATTCACAATCATAGTTGCAATGAGCATGAATACATTTTCTCTTAACAAAAACATGACGAGGTCCGCCATCTTATAGTTAATAATAAGATATGTAGTAGTAGCAATACTCTTGTAGACTTTTATCCTACAATTTCTGTTACTACCTGTTGTTTCCTATCCTTCAGTTATCGCATCATTCAGCTGTTGTTACGGTTCCTTGTTTTCTGAATGCTATGTAATGTTTTCCCTATTATTTGCTATATCCTCTTTACTTCTGTATTTTCCTTTCCAAACTGCTTTGAGATGCATTACATGAGCCAAGGGATTCtcggaaacagtctctctacctccacgaggtaggtataagatctgcgtacactctaccctctcatCCCTAGACCCCACCGGTGGGATTGCaatggtatgttgttgttgctgtcaATAATGCATCTCTTCCCTAGaactctcttctctccctctctGTGTATGTGCATAACAACTGTCAAAGACAGACCCGCTGCCCAAACAAAGGACGGTGACTGATTTCTCTCATTCCTGCCCATTCATCACTAACTGCAACCATGCTTGACTAACAGCCACCACACAAATTCTCTTCTGCtgtgaaagaagaaaaaggaaaaatatatatttacaaaAAGAACTTTCAGGGAAAATTACTGCACCTGTAGCTCTCTGATGCCCTCAAAGGGTCATTATCGGCAATCGCAAGAACCAACCGCGCATATCCAAGCCTCAGTTCATCAGGTAGATCCTTCACTTGCCCATAATCAAGCAATGCAACCTGAAAGAAATATTGTAAATAACAATCTCCATTGTATATTAATCGTGAGAATGATGATTTGTAGTAAGTTTAGGTATTCCAATGTGCACTTGCCTCAGAACCTTTACAGATCATAATGTTTCCCGGATGAGGATCTGCATGGAAGAAACCACTCTTGAGTATCATTTGTCCATAAGCAAGTGACAAATTTTTAAGGATATTCCTGCATTTTCAGAATGAAAAAAGGAGACTTTCACTATAAACATTTTCAGAAAAGAGAACATACAGGAGTTCCACATGGATTCAAACATATACAGACATGAAAAATGACCACTTCAAAGGGAAACAAAGGCAGGAGACTTTCTATACATCACAAAAAAGCATCTATGCAGAAGACTTTCTATACATCACGAAAAAGCATCTATGTATGAAGCAAGCAGGCATGTTTTAGGACAGGGACTTACTGTTTTGCAGCTACCGCTAACTTGCCATCAGGATTCACGCCTCTCTTTTCCATTTCATCTCCTATCTTCAAAATGGGAATCCCGTCAATGTATTCCATCACTATAGCCCTCCTAGAAGCAGCATGAAGAAAGTGACTGCTCAGGTGGATAAATATAGGGAGAATAGCAACAGAAACAAACCAAAAATCATGTGAGAAATAGTTATTCCCATCATGGTCAATCAACTAACTAAATTAGCCTGAAAAATCAAACAAATGCCGAAAAGATAAAAAAggacagcccggtgcactaaagctcccgctatgcgcggggtccggggaagggcctgaccacaagggtctattgtacgcagccttgccttgcatttctgccagaggctgtttccaaggcttgaacccgtgacctcctggtcacatggcagcaactttaccagttactccaaggctccccttcgcCGAAAAGATAAATGTACCATAAAATAAGTGGAACTTGTGGAGAGGCAAGGATAAGCACATGGAAATGCATCCTTGACATCTTTAGAAGTAGATATCAGGGGCAGAAGTAGAATTCTTCGACTAAACAAAGAATGCAAAAGGTAACTTAAGTGGTGGATTACATAACTTTGTGTTTCAAGGTGCCTGCTACAAAATCTAATTCTGCAAAAGATAGGccaagcataattttttttttactggtTCTCTCAAAAGTATTTCATGTCATCACTCCACCTATCCTTTACTATTAGCTAATTAACACCCTTTGGTAGAACTAGTCTTGTGCAAACACCCTGCATCCACTCCCACATATACTTATATGTTGAAGACATACTTAAGCAAATATAGTGTGCTCTCTCTAACAACTTAAAATTTCAGATGAGATGGTCACACACttcaaaaagaatttctatGCACTTGGCCATGAAAAAAACACGTGAGGGGCATGTAGAAGACATAGTTATGATAATAAAAGTATGTTCTTTCTAATAGcttaagcttttagatgagatggtcaCGCACTTCAATTTCTATGTAGGAGTTCAGATTTAATTGACCTTTGTGATAGCATATATgtgaaaaatactaaaaatatccACATAAACCAAACAATACATCAAATATgctttctaaaaagaaaaacaccATCCCACTTGTAAAACTCCTCATATTTGGTTAGATTACCCTGAAGAAAACTTATCTGAAATATATAAcattaagaaaaatatagaaTGACCAAGGCTAGGGAAAATAGACTTGATAAGCAATCATTCAAATGAACTGATCTCACTAGAAAAATCTTGCGATAGCGATGTGAATCAATCTTACATTCAAGTCCCATCGCATTTGGGCTTTAGTAAACTACACAAGTATCACCCAGTGTATGAGGATAATTTCAAGAATagcttcttctcttttttttttcgatAAGGTCATGAATAGGTTGTCAAGAGAATATTCCTTTCTCGACAAAACAGAcgatagaaaatattatatcaatcCACGACACATGCGAACAAAGATTTGATTGTCTTGCGGAGTAAATTGAAATACATACACCCAGTATCAGGAAGACTATAAAGCTTATAATACAGATAGTATGAAACAAACTGCAAATGACAAAGTGATCCACATGTATCAAAGACTGTGTTACAAATAACAGCGCATCCAGAAAGAACTGAAGAAAAACCTTATGTAAGGATTTGACATGTATGTACTAACCTTATGTAAGGATTTGACATGTATGTACTATGGAGTATGGACTGAGTATTACAGTGGAGAAACTAATTGACATTTGTTCGACACTTAGTCAAGTAATAACAAAGTTAAACACTTGCCAGTTAAAGAAAAAAAGTCTTAATAAAGTAAAAACATCAATAGAAACACAAGGTAATACAAATCAACAAAACAGGAGCTAAAGTTAATAATCTCATCTTAGTCCAATATGCAACTCAGACAAAGCAAATTTTCTTCACCTGAGCATACCTGCTGACCATGTCTCGTATCACATGAGGTACCCGAACAGGGGACTTTTTGTTATTCTGGCAAAGGAAATGCTGAATTCTTGCCATAGCTTCAGCCTCCCTCACAAAGTCGAATTCATAGCTAATCTTCAATGAACAACTTATAACCAGATTACTTCAAAGATGCAAAGGTTGAAAAAATACAACCTATCAGATTCACTTAATCAAGAAATAATATTCAGGCGTTAGGAAGTCAACTAGCTACATGCAAATACCAACAGATACAATTGGTGCATATTCACTGATCTTGAAATAGTTAAGAGTCTTGCGTACATACAATAGTGCCACATCAAATATCAGAGAAGTCAAGTACCAGTTAGAAAGTAAAACCAACACATCAAATATTGTATACCATCTCCGAAGTAATACTCCTATCATTTTTGCACagagtaaaactcaaaaacAGTATTTGATAGAGGAAGTAAACAACAATGGAAGACCTACCATAAATTAGAAACTGCTCCCAAGAGAAATGCAAATGCGAAGGTGAAGCAGAAAGAAACAAGGAGGCTAAGGAATAGGTGAAGCAAAAAGAAACAAGGAGGCTAAGGAATTCTATTACAGAAGAAAAGGGTGGATTTGGGATTGGGAATCACTCAGCATATACAATTAAGTTCAAGATCCATAATTAATAACAATAAACATTAGCCAATTCAGCTTATTGAAGAAAAACAACTACTCTTATGTGGTATGACAACTATGCTTTCATCCTTCAGCAATGAAAATCTGCTGATCATTGACACAGATTGAATGAAATAGTGTACTCAATGCTCTCATAGACACTTAATAATAACTGAGTTTGCAACTGAAAGAAAATGAGTATGAAAGTGTAAAGTGTACTAGGTCAACAGataatcaaatttaaaaaatggactttataaatattttgctCTAAGCAGTTGAGATATGGCATAACATTCTAGTAAGAACTTTATTTATAGGCTTATAGCAGTACAGAGTATCACCGATAACACAAGGAGACTTGTTAAGTCCAAAGGATCTGAATTAATCATAGGAAGGATCGAGAATTACTCCCAGTTTCATTTTCCTTCTCATTTCTGGAACTGAATCAATTACAATTAGGTGTACCGCTAGGAGAACCTCAGCATACAGCAAGCATCAAAGTAAGAAAATATCAAATAGGAATAAGGATATGAAAAGTCTAATAGTACAAGACACATTGcaaattcataaatattttgcaCCTGTTTCTCCATTTCCTTGGTAACGGAGAACAGATCAAACTTCACATCTGTCTTCTGAATATATAATGCAAAGGCTTGCAAGTTGCGGATATCAGTCATCATCAATTCCTGAACTCCAGGATGTTGGACCTATAGTTTTACGACAATTAGAACCTCATAATTATACCATTATTACAAGATGACATTCAAATTCTTACCTTGACGACAACATCATTCTTGTCACCTTTGAGTCTTGCTCGATGAACCTAAAAAAGCGATACATAAAGATTAAAGAGAACTTATGTAGTAAGTCTTAACTAAAGGAATGACAAGATAATGTTTTAGATTTGAACATGAATTAAAGACTGATCCAATCCATAAACTTCCTTTTTATTAGTTTGAGCTTAAAGAAATAAAGACTACTCAAATGGGACGCTTAATAGAACACGTAACCAATCTTCCCATCTTTCATCCTATGATTTCCATCTTTTcttgccaaaaaaaaaagtgtctTCAAGCATTCTATATTTAGCAAGAACGacaaagagagaaagagagtagAAAAGTAGATACCTGAGCAATTGAAGCAGAGCCTAGAGGATCCTTGTCAAAGTATTCAAACAACTCATCAACACTTTGACCCAACTCCTTCTCAAGCACTACCTTAATCACATTGTATGGTGTAGTTGGTGCttgatcacatagagtaacaaGCCTCTTGACCCATGGAGCTGGCGCCAAGTCTGGCTTCCCAACTATTTGGGCAACCTAACATCATCAATCATCATCCCAAAAAAACGAATATTTCCTCAGCAAAAACAGGTACTATTATGATAcaacataaatttaaaaaataaaaacaaagcaGTTTGATAACACAGCAACTCGCAAGTAATtaaaaacacaataaaattGGTCACTTCTTTTACTCCCAAAGTAGGGTGGGAGCACCcacaatttgtttgtcttactttaccTTTTAATTCGTTTCAAAAAGACtgtctttttctcttttcatatctttaatttaagactacaaaatttaaaagttttcTTTAGAATAGGAAACTCCTTGTAAAGTCAAAACCACACAAACAAatttgaaacggagggagtacttGTTTAATCATAAAGATTATAGGAATTTGATGAAAATGTGGAGAAACCAAATTTAGATCAATCTGTAACAGTTCAatgtttagaaatttgaaataaataacAATGAAACCAAATCCATCATTATAGACAAAAAGATACTGGTAGTTTTCGTAATTAAAAAAGTACCTTGAGGAAAAACCCACCAAGCTCAGAACACATGCTATATATCTTGTCAGCAGCAACCTCGTGCTGCTTCTCCCACATCACCTCTTGTTTCTTCACATCCTTCTCGAGACTTGCTCTTACCTGAAATACCTACGAAACCCAAAAAAAGAACCCCAAACATAAATTTAATCGAACTACTTAGAGACAATTTTCATTATGTATAAATCAATACAGAGTGAAAGAGGCAAAAGGGATTACTTTATAACCAGTATAAATATCAGCAGCACGAACCCAGAACTGAAAAGAGCGTTGCCAAGGTCGAAACTGAGTAGAgaccttttcttgaaattctttgaGATCAAAATGGAAAAGCATGGCGATATTACTCAACTGGAGTTCAAAAaactaattttcttttttctgctAACTGATTAGTAATTGCAAATGGGTGTCTGAAAAGATGAATTTTTGGGCATTTGTGTTGCTCAAAAAGTCTCAATTACTTGCATGTCTTTAGCTTAGCTTAGCTTGAGGCTTAATTTGTATATCTCTAATGGCTAATTTGGAAAATGGGGTTGGTAGACAGATGAGCAGTTGTATGTATAGACTGTAGACCGATGAAAATAGAAAGAATTTGAAGCATGTAAAGTAGGCGCAGAGTGTTAGCGCCGCAGAATTTGAGAAATGGGCAAAGCCACAAGTACTATATTTTTTGCAATGGAAATTTATTTTCCTATGGATTCTTTGACttaatttttcttattaattcaTTTATAAAGAAtatctcctctttttttttaattatttttaaatttatatttttatcagtgtcatacttaaaattataatattttaaaaaaatatgttaaggaaaataccaaaaaaataaattgagacaaaaaaaatcatttttatttttcctctcCAATAACCGGCTTTATGGTCAGACTTCTCTCACActtataatttatttgttttaattttccttttagtcttattaaaaaaatatcttttaaaatttttacaattatttaatttcaatttttcagataacaaatttaaaagaccacaaaattaaaggacattttgataaatttttactttataaattataaaattaaaaattttaaaactttttttttttgaattcgtATTTAGTCAaatcacataaaaaaaataaaacaaggaaatagcttttataacaattaaaaaaatatctaaatgcATCATATTGTCACAAAGAAAAAACGATTGTATTTGTCCATTCATCATAAAACTGATAGATTGAGTTAGAAGTAAAGGGTGCCCTCTCCATTTGCTCAAATCATCagaaaatgtattaaaatatggctggatttaatattaaatatttctttcaatATTTGTAATACTCAATGCAAAATGCACGTAGTTTAATTAAGttcatgaaatatttattatttttcatgagCACAAATACATAAATCAAGCAATtaatttcatttctctttttCGAAGAGAGTATTGTTGAGcaataggggtaaaatagtgACGGAACAAAATTAATTACAAATAAGCTAAGTGCAGCAACAAATGAATGGCAGAAATTGAACAACAATTGTTGGGGTTCACCAATATCCTCTTACGAACCATCACCACATATTGCAACATCAGCACGAAAATCTAAAATCAGATGTACAGCAACCTTTCATTGATCTTTAACACGACGTTGGACAAACATTAGGGTAACCCTTATGTCAAAACTAGTGTACTTCTGCGATAATATACTCGTGTTGGCTTACACACAGCATCAAATTGCAGATATAGTCAGGTTCTATAGCAAAATCAGCAAGAACATGCAGCAGCTCGTtgtacttgaagaaaatctgatATATGAAACCTTTGTTCTTGGACCATTTGGTTTTCACATTGCTGATTAAGGTCAAGTATAGGGTGATTCTACCTCGATGAGGTCCCACTTATCTTCATCAGATCTATAACCCTCAACCTTCAAAGGTTCCTTTGTACCCCATAGTAGAGCTTTTGGTTGAGGCCTTCTGCAGATACAAAGAAAGCGCTCGGTAAGGTATCAGCAACAATTGTTAGTTCGGTATTCAGGCGTTTCATTAAGAGCTGACACTTAATTATAGTACAAGAAATAGCATATAGTAACAAAAACAACAGATAGTAACAGAATAATAactacaataaaataatatgataatcgaagtacaagaaacaacaaataataacaaaaatcaaaaGACAAGAAACTACAAGAGCAATACTACAACTATTAGTATGGACGGATAGCAAAGCTAAGCActactacctactaaccttctatcctaattTGTGTCCTCTACAaactcctatctaaggtcaagTCCTCGATAAGCTAGAATTGtgtcatgtcctatctaattgtctctccccaatacttcttcgatCTACCTCTGCCTCTCCTGAAACCATCCAATAGCTAGCCTCTCACACCTTCGCATTGGGGCATACGGacatctcctcttcacatgttcGAACTATCTCCTTCACAGTTTTCACTCCACCTTGTTCCGAATATCCCATTTCTAATTCTATCTCTCCTACCATGACCACTCATCCACGAAGCATCCTCATTTCTGCAACTTTAACTTTTGGACGTGAGAGTTACTAgttggccaacactctgcctcATAAAACATAGTTGGTTTAACTACCACTTCGTAGAACTTGTCTTTAAATTTTtgtggcaccttcttatcacacaagaaGGATATGGATAAATTGATCGGACACAAGGAAAAATATTAgcaatttttataatttctaaGAATTAGGGACATGACGGGGAGAATGGTGGTAACTACCCCTCTTTCTGCAGAACTAATGGAAGTgcatattatgatatgatgtgaaaGCATATGATATTGCCACAAACTTGGTTTAAAATGGAAAAGCCTTATCTCGACAAATTTAAGGGGCTCGGCTACACTATCCCATTCTTCTTTATTCTAACCTCAAAATAACTTTTGCACCCATTAAGATGCTTtataattttgatgtgatacatTGAACTACTCCATGAAGAAATTGAATAAATCATGCAACTTCAAAACTTTCAACAAATACACCGATCAGGGATAGAACCATATTAATAACACAATACTTATGGTGGAATGTGTACATTTATCTATCTATTCACTTGAAATAAGAGCAGGATTGAGAAAGGATCTTAGGGTGTCTCCTGTCTACTGTTCGGCAGGGGTCTCTTAAGGCCTTCTTTTTCCTTCTCACTGTAGTTCACGAAATCTTTAACTGGTTGAACTATGCTTCTTTGGACCTTAGTCAACACTAATAGAATACAACAAAGATAAGTGGAACTGAGTCAGCTCACTTTTCCTCAATCATGTACAAGACACGAGCTCAGTGCACTCAATAAATTCAGGGCGTATCTAGGGGGTTCCGTGGGTTCACGTGAACCCATGCTCCCCTCTCTGAATCATATATAGTACTGttatatcttttaaaaaatatttaaatataaatgtGTGAATCCACGTTATTATATAACGTGATGATGATTGGATGCTCCTCTCTAAGTGAgcttagaaatttaaattttatatatatcttgtttttttctctttctaaaATTTAATAATACCTCTCCAAGTGGTTATCGGTAACACTTTTGGCgtttcaattaatttttctttttttttttgttttaatcttTCAAAAACCTTAAGTGTGTCAAGCTAAatattactaatattttttaGCATTGTAAATCTGTAATAGGTTCAGCATTAAGAATCTAAAAGTCAAATGGATCAAATTTTTATCTTAAATTCATTTGTTCTTAATAGTGCAGAGCCAAGAACCTAAAAATCAAACGGATCAAATTTATATCTTAAATCGATCTTTTCGTAATAATGCACCGTACTCTCGAAATCCTGAATACGCCTCTATCAATAATGCCACAAAAGGCAAAAATTGCAACATGTATCAATTTCCATATCATTCTTTCTGACGAGGcaaaattaagttaataaaaGGGAAAAATTCATCTTTTCATATAAGAACAAGGCCGACAGTATATACTGGAAACCCAGCAAATTAAGGAATACAAGGATAAAAGAGAAAAGGCAAAATTCGATGCAAACCTTTTGCGGTTTCGTCTGGCAGCATCACGAGacttccttttcttcttttcctgAGTAGATTCAAAAAATCTTCGGCGCTTACTCTCTTGGATAACTCCAGCTCTGAGCACCTCTCTGCGGAAGCGGCCGATGAGCTTCTCTTCCGGCTCGTTTTCCCCAGCTATAACCTGAACATTATATGCTGATTTAAAGAAGAGaatattggaaaatgaaagtGAAGGGAAGAGATGGTCAGAGTTGTCTTTGTCCAGTTTCAGAACTGGAGTTATTAGTGATGATGTAATCGATAGAGCTGGAACACAGAAAGGGACGACACGAATAGTACTGAGTTGCCCAGTTTTTGGATGGGAATTTGTAGTGTTTTGGTTGTTGGGAGAAGAAAGTGAAGGGTCCAAGAAGGAGGATGACAGAAAAAGGGCCATTGATGTATGACCTTCGTGGGTTTAAGGCTTAAAGCTTTGGGGTTTTACATTGCCGGTGACAGTGAGAAAGTTGAGCAAATCCATTCCGATTAGGGCaactaattaatttagttttgaattttgatgataTACTACTATTGACAAATTGTGACGTATAAATAGGGGTATACATGAGTAGTTAGGTTTGATTTTattcaaaattaaatcaaattagttttctttgaattttcaaaaataattcatgGAATCTGAAGTAATAAATACTAAAAATTTGAGAGTTTAAAATAGTAACAAAAgtgaaataaataaagttttaaaatatatgttatGAGTGGAATAATAATAATGTGAGTGAAGTAataataaatgatatatatgtcACGATTGAATTTTTTATCAAGTCATGATCGATAATATCTAGTGCATTAAATTAATCAATCGGACAATCTTGATTCTTTACTATTGTCTTACTCAAATAAACATATGTGACTCAATGca
It contains:
- the LOC129895115 gene encoding 30S ribosomal protein S21, chloroplastic-like; protein product: MALFLSSSFLDPSLSSPNNQNTTNSHPKTGQLSTIRVVPFCVPALSITSSLITPVLKLDKDNSDHLFPSLSFSNILFFKSAYNVQVIAGENEPEEKLIGRFRREVLRAGVIQESKRRRFFESTQEKKKRKSRDAARRNRKRRPQPKALLWGTKEPLKVEGYRSDEDKWDLIEVESPYT
- the LOC129894397 gene encoding uncharacterized protein LOC129894397, whose product is MLFHFDLKEFQEKVSTQFRPWQRSFQFWVRAADIYTGYKVFQVRASLEKDVKKQEVMWEKQHEVAADKIYSMCSELGGFFLKVAQIVGKPDLAPAPWVKRLVTLCDQAPTTPYNVIKVVLEKELGQSVDELFEYFDKDPLGSASIAQVHRARLKGDKNDVVVKVQHPGVQELMMTDIRNLQAFALYIQKTDVKFDLFSVTKEMEKQISYEFDFVREAEAMARIQHFLCQNNKKSPVRVPHVIRDMVSRRAIVMEYIDGIPILKIGDEMEKRGVNPDGKLAVAAKQNILKNLSLAYGQMILKSGFFHADPHPGNIMICKGSEVALLDYGQVKDLPDELRLGYARLVLAIADNDPLRASESYRDLGIETLSKCENEQKEMLRLAQTMFDTKLPPGVTMLQPFAEESSIKKIAVKAFPEELFSVLRTVHILRGLSVGLGINFSCAEQWRPIAEEVLYVAGRLTAKDLKQVHRRGASRRRFWR